The segment AAAGCAACTTTTGGCCAACAAGGGATTTCATTTGAAGAATTATATTGATTTTTTGTTTTCCAATCAGCTACTTTTGTATAAATATTGGCTTCACCACTATCTACGTCTTCAACTGACATTGCCTTAAAAAACGAATTAATATTGTTTGCCTTTGCTTTCATAATCGCTGCCACTGTTGGATTTTCACTAAACCCAGGAGCAAGAACCTGTCCAGGCACCAAACCGAATATAGGGAAAACACTATTGATTAGTTCTAACCCAGAGGCTGCTCCAGTATTCACATCTATCCCGCCAATTATGTCAGTATCGGTTACCATTGAGGGATCAAGTCTGGTATAAGAAGTAGAGAATGTAGTTTGGTTAGCAGGAATTGCTCCGCCTGGAATAGCTGCAATAATAACCTGTCCGATTTCATCAAAAGAAGCAGTATAGTCCTTGCCTTTTACTAACGGTTGTTCATCAATTTCAGCTAATTTAACACTCAGTGAATCCAGTAAAATTCCTTTATCTTCAATCGCAGCTTTTTTATTGATGATATTGATTTCTTTCTTTTCTTCAGTTTTGTGTATTGAAGGGTCCAATACGTTAATAAAAACTACGGGGCCAATTCCATAAAGACGGAAGGAGGCATCCATATCTTCACATAATGTATAGTGGTCCCAGTCATACGAATACCCTAAAGCCTCAACAGCTTCATTAAAATTCTTAGCTAAGAAAGGCTTATTTACATATTCAGTCGATTTTGCCAAATTAATTGGCGCTGTACCGACGACTACCTTTAAACCAGCAGTAGCCGTTATGGGAGAAATTAAAGACGAAGATCCGTCCGAGGGTTCATAAGAGTAAACGCCATGTTTATAACCCATTACGAAACCACCTTTCTAAAGTATTCTTTTACCTCATCGAACCAAATGCTTTCCACACTACCCGTTTCTGACAGACTTTTCTCGAATTCCAAAAAGAGTTCTGGAACTATAAACAGACTTTTTAGCACCGGGCATTTCTCCAGATGTTCCTGAAGGTGCAGAGGATAGCCGTTTTTATAGCTGCTATAGCGTGAAATCAGATGACTCGAGGGTCCGCAATAAATAAAAACAGCCTCCTCTTCCTGGGAGACTGTCATGTCTGATGCCTGAGTATGTGAAATAACTTCACCATTGCCGTCTATTGATATTTCATATAATTGGTTAGGCTCAATTTCTTTTGAATTCAGCCCAGCGGCTAAAACTTCAGGTAAGTCTTTATTGTCCTGTTTCTTTCTACTCAAGTAGATCACTCCATTCTGGTTTGGCTTGGGGAACATGAAAATTCAAATCCATTGTGGCATGCCAAAATGGTCGCAGTTGCTCTTCAAAGATGTCTGTCCTAATTTTCCCTGTGAGGGAAAACGGGCCAATGAGGGGATTTTTCTTCAGCTCGATTTTTATCCTGGTTGCGATATTCAGCGCGTCACGCCAGCCGTTCTGGTCATCGTCGCTATAAGTACCGATTATGAGTCCGATATTAGTAGTTTCATCTTCACCTATATCGTCCGTATCGGACAGAAAACGAACTATGACAAAGGGATAGTCAGCCGGCTTCAGCGGTTCTTCCTCATCGTCTTCCGGAGGAAGGTACCCTGCATAAACAGCAGGAACCTTCATCACTCCGTTAACTTTTGTTGCAAGATTGTAATCTTTTACTGCTTTTTCAATAAACGTTACCAGCGCGTCTACCAATTCAATAGGGGTCATATTCAACCTCTCAACAATCGATTAAATTCATGTTCCAGGCGGTTATCCAAAACCTCTGTTGCCCTATCCTCAATTTGGCCGATGACCTTTTCATTGCCAAGCATCTGAGGAACAGAAGGACCATATCTACTTTTGATAGGTAGCCGATTCTTAGTGGATCTTGTAAAAACGTTAGCATGGCCGCTGCCCATTTTGGCAACAAAACCGTGATCAAAGGTTTTATTAGATCCTTTTCTCACGCTTACTCTTATTGCCTTTTTTTTCATACGCTTAGGCGTTTTTGGATTCACCCTAAAACTTAACAATTTTACTACCGGACCAGTAGATTTTATTTCTGCCGTAAGATTAGACGGTCTCGGCCTAGTCATCCTGATGGTTTTGATTACATCGCCATGTTTGATTTCATAAGTAAGTCTAGCCGACTTTCCTGCTTGTGTGCGGGCCGAGTCGGCTGCTCGCTTTATTGCCTTTGCTGCAGATGCATTTGCTTTTGCAGGGGCATTATGGAGCAACTCTTCAAACCTTTCAATATTTTCAGCCCGTAATTGCATAACACATCACCCGTAGCTTTCATTAGCCGACAAATTGATTTTTAATATCCCATCCGAAATGGATGCCCCAACTACATAATACTTATCGCCATCCAAAGTTATCCTTTTACCAACTGCTGGCTTTTGGTAATCAGATGCTTTTAGGTAAATAACTGTTATGGATTCATAAATGTTCTCGGTAGCCCTTGAAAATTCATCTGCCCTGTCATTAATTTTTTCGAAGGTATCTTCCTCAACAATCATAGTGACTTCTTTGTTCCCTAAAGTATGAATCTCACCGAACTCCATAGGATTGATAAAGACGTCGAGGTCTTTCTTCAGCTGGTCCTTAAAATTCATTTAGTCCACCTGTTTTTTCTTTTCCTTAATTGGCTTGGCGGATTTACTTTCAACCAATTTTTCGGCAAAGTCGTTAGGGCAAGAAAACTTGCCCCCAACTTCAACTACTATACCGTTAATAAAAACTGGTTTGAGTGCTTCAAGAATCATCATCAAATTCACCCTATCCGATTTTTACTTTTACCCTTGTACCGGCCGTTGCTTTCGCATCTACCACCCATCCTGCGGGAATCGCGCCAGCTGCCTCTGAGGTAATAGAATTTTCCTTCCAGTAAACAGCTTGTCCGACAGTATAAGCCTCAGTACTTGTGGCAGGTAAGTCGAAAACCCCAATCACATGAAGACTTCCTGTACCGCCAACCGGGATGTCGCATCCCGCCACGCCGATTCTATTCGTCAAGGGTACGACTGAATTTCCCTTAACATCAGACCCACTGGTATTTTTATAATCGATAGCTTCGCCGCGTTGTACGTATTGCGCCTGAGGATTATATAGCATAGTAAATTACCACCCTTTCCATTATTGACCGTTATTTTTAACAGCCGTCTTGTAATCTACAATTGTTACGCCATAGTCAATATAAATATCCCATAGGTAACCGAGTTGCCCAGCTGGTGGCTGTTTCATGACTATAGTAGGCATGTCCACCCCATTTAGATAATCAACCTGGATTGGCGCGCGCAA is part of the Bacillus sp. B-jedd genome and harbors:
- a CDS encoding phage tail sheath family protein; translated protein: MGYKHGVYSYEPSDGSSSLISPITATAGLKVVVGTAPINLAKSTEYVNKPFLAKNFNEAVEALGYSYDWDHYTLCEDMDASFRLYGIGPVVFINVLDPSIHKTEEKKEINIINKKAAIEDKGILLDSLSVKLAEIDEQPLVKGKDYTASFDEIGQVIIAAIPGGAIPANQTTFSTSYTRLDPSMVTDTDIIGGIDVNTGAASGLELINSVFPIFGLVPGQVLAPGFSENPTVAAIMKAKANNINSFFKAMSVEDVDSGEANIYTKVADWKTKNQYNSSNEIPCWPKVALNDKVYHLSTHASCAMALVDSQNDDMPFVSPSNKPIHINKTVLKDGREVNLGPEQANYLNGQGILTALNFIGGWKAWGNRTGAYPENTNVKDSFIPVRRMHNWISNSIILTTWEKVDDPTNNTLIDTVVDSLNMWLNGLVSTGALLGGRVEFRQDENPITDLLNGTVRFHVFLAEPTPGENFEFIVEFDATYYNRLFQ
- a CDS encoding phage tail protein — translated: MQLRAENIERFEELLHNAPAKANASAAKAIKRAADSARTQAGKSARLTYEIKHGDVIKTIRMTRPRPSNLTAEIKSTGPVVKLLSFRVNPKTPKRMKKKAIRVSVRKGSNKTFDHGFVAKMGSGHANVFTRSTKNRLPIKSRYGPSVPQMLGNEKVIGQIEDRATEVLDNRLEHEFNRLLRG
- a CDS encoding DUF2190 family protein; translated protein: MLYNPQAQYVQRGEAIDYKNTSGSDVKGNSVVPLTNRIGVAGCDIPVGGTGSLHVIGVFDLPATSTEAYTVGQAVYWKENSITSEAAGAIPAGWVVDAKATAGTRVKVKIG